The Sphingopyxis sp. YR583 sequence ATCGGGGCCGTCACAAATTTGCCACCTCGCTTATGGCCAATCCGTGCGGCTTCGCCTAAAGGGCCGACATCGATTCCCTTAGACCCCGCGGGAGCCGCACCATGCGCATCGCCATCGCCTCCGACCACGCCGCTTACGAGCTGAAAGCCGTGCTTGCCGACTGGCTGCGCGAACAAGGGCACGAGGTCGAGGATCTCGGCACCAACGGCCCCGAAAGCGTCGACTATCCCGATTATGGCTACCGGCTCGGCGAAGCGATCGCCGACGGCCGCGCCGAAAAGGGTGTTGCGCTGTGCGGATCGGGCATCGGCATTTCGATCTCGGTCAACCGCAACCCCGCCGCGCGCTGCGCGCTCGTTTCCGAACCGCTGTCAGCGAAGCTGTCGCGCGAGCATAATGACGCCAACGTCATTGCGATGGGCGCGCGCCTGACCGGCATCGACATGGCGAAGGCTTGCCTCGACGCCTTCCTGACCACCGACTTTGCCGGCGATCGCCACGCGCGCCGCGTCGACAAGCTTTCGAATCCGCCTCAACTGGAGACCAGCCGATGACCACCGAAACGCTCGACAAGCCCATCAAATCGGCCGGCTATTTCACCGACGGCGTCGACAAGGTCGACCCCGCCGTCGCTGCGGCGATGAAGCATGAACTCGACCGCGAGCAACATCAGATCGAACTGATCGCGTCGGAGAATATCGTCTCGAAGGCGGTACTTGAGGCGCAAGGCAGCGTCTTCACCAACAAATATGCCGAGGGTTATCCCGGTCGCCGTTATTATCAGGGCTGTGCGCCGTCGGACGAGGTCGAGACGCTCGCGATCGACCGCGCCAAGCAGCTCTTCGAGTGCGGCTATGCCAATGTCCAGCCGCACTCGGGCGCGCAGGCGAACGGCGCGGTCATGCTCGCCCTGACCAAGCCCGGCGCGACGATCATGGGCATGAGCCTCGACGCCGGCGGGCACCTGACCCACGGCGCGGCGCCCGCGATGTCGGGCAAATGGTATAATGCCGTGCAATATGGCGTGCGCCCTGACGATCATCTCGTCGATTTCGACCAGGTCGAGGCGCTGGCGAAAGAGCATCGTCCGACCCTGATCATCGCGGGCGGTTCGGCGTATCCGCGCACGCTCGACTTCGCGCGCTTCCGTGCGATCGCCGATGACGTCGGCGCATTGCTGATGGTCGACATGGCGCATTTCGCAGGCCTAGTCGCCGGCGGCGCGCACCCCTCGCCGATGGAACATGCGCATGTCGTCACCACGACGACGCACAAGACGCTGCGCGGCCCGCGTGGCGGCATGATCCTGACCAATGACGAGGCGATCGCGAAGCGCATCAATTCGGCGGTCTTCCCGGGCCTGCAGGGCGGCCCGCTGATGCACGTCATCGCCGCCAAGGCCGTGGCGTTCGGCGAAGCGCTGCGCCCCGAGTTCAAGGATTACGCCAAGGCGACGATCGCCAATGCGCAGGCGCTCGCGAACCGGCTGAAGGCGCGCGGCGCCGACGTCGTCGCGGGCGGCACCGACACGCACCTTGCACTCATCGACCTTCGCCCGCTCGGCATCACCGGCCGCGACGCCGATGAGGCGCTCGAGCGCAGCGCGATCACCTGCAACAAGAATGGCGTTCCCTTCGATCCGCTTCCGCCGGTCAAGACCAGCGGCATCCGCGTCGGATCGCCCGCCGGCACGACGCGCGGCTTCGGCGTCGCCGAATTCGAGGAAATCGGCGACATGGTCGCCGACGTGCTCGAGGCGCTGCGCGACAAGGGCGAGCATGGCGACGCCGATGTCGAGGCGAATGTCCGTGGCCGCGTTCGCGCGCTCTGCGAACGCTTCCCCATTTATCAGGGATAAGGCGATGGCGCGGCAGCACCCCGAGGAACCGACGCTGGTGGAGGTGACGATTGAAGAGGTCAAGGCGATGGGCAAGCAAGGCATGGCCCACCCCTCGACGCGCCCTGTTCTGACCGGCGGCGTTGTCGGGGCGATCGCCGGCGCCGTGCTGCCTGTCGTTTCCTGGCCGGTCGGCCTGTTCGCCGGGGCCGCGATCGCACTATATTCCAGGGTGAAACGCTAACCGATGCGCTGCCCCTATTGCGGACATGAAGACAGCCAGGTGAAGGACAGCCGTCCGACCGAGGACGGCGCGGCGATTCGCCGCAGACGCCAGTGCGAGGATTGCGGCGCGCGCTTCACGACCTTCGAGCGCATCCAGCTGCGCGAGGTTGCGGTGCTCAAGGCCGATGGCGGTCGCGAACCCTTCGACCGCGAGAAATTGATGCGCAGCGTCCAGATCGCGTGCCGCAAGCGGCCGATCGACGGTGCGCGGATCGAACGACTGGTCTCGGGCATCCAGCGCCAGCTCGAAACCTCGGGCGAAAGCGAAGTCCACGCGCAGCAAATCGGCGCAATGGTGATGGAAGCTCTCAAAGGCTTCGACAACGTCGCCTATATCCGCTTTGCCAGCGTCTATCGCGACTTTACCGAAGCCAAAGATTTCGAGGAGTTCGCGAGCCAGGTTGGCGATCTCGGCAACGGCTAGGCCCGACCTGTCGGACACGATATCCTTTGGGACAGGATTGTTCCACCACGCCTCATATTGCGCTAGGCGCGGCCCAAATTTAGACTGGCTCTTGAGCCTTGCTGCATTCGCTTACGAGGGCGGGAGTTTTTCATGATCGTTCATCTTTTTGCGCTGATGATTTCGGCCGCCACTCCGATCGCGGCGCCCGGAGAAACAAACGAAACGCCACCTGCGCCGAAAGAGAAGCTGATCTGCACCAAATCGGCCGTCACGGGTTCGCCCGCCCGTTCGAAGCGGGTGTGCCGGACGCGCGTGCAATGGGAAGCGGAAAAAGAGGAGGCTCGCAAGGATTACGAGCGGACCCGCGCACCTCAAACGCGCAATTCGCACTGACGCGGCCGACGGTCATCCAGAGTCCCGCTATGCAAAAGCCCATCATCATCCTTGTCCGCCCGCAGCTTGGCGAGAATATCGGTAAGGCCGCGCGCGCGATGCTCAACTTCGGGCTGACCGAATTGCGCCTTGTCGCCCCGCGCGACGGCTGGCCCAATCCCGACGCGGGTCCGGCGGCGTCGGGAGCCGACGTCGTGCTGGCGGAAGCGCGCGTTTTCGACACGCTGGCCGACGCCGTCGCCGATTGCACGACGATCTATGCGACCACGGTGCGCAAGCGCGGCGTGACCAAGCCGGTCCTTACGCCCGAGGCAGCCGCGCGCGAGGTTCACGCCAGCGCGGGCCGCTCGGCCTATATCTTCGGTCCCGAACGGTCGGGGCTCGAAACCGACGATGTGACGCTGGCGCACAAGATCGTGACCGTGCCGATCAATCCCGAATTTGCGTCGCTGAACCTTGCGCAGGCGGTGATCCTGCTCGCCTATGAATGGTCAAAAGGGGTTGTCCTCGCGAGCCCGCCCGAAGTGCCGCTCGATCCGCCCGCACCGCATGCCGAACTCGAGGAATTTATCGGCCACTTGGTGCGCGATCTCGACAAAAGTGGCTATTTCTTTCCGCCCGAACGGCGCGAAATGACGCTCCGCACCCTGCGCACCGCACTGACCAAGACGGGCTGGTCGCATAACGATATCAGGATGATGCATGGGATCATCACGTCGCTCGGCCGGACACCGAGGCAGCGATAACGCCGCCATATCCTCAGCCGGTCAGATTTCGGCGCGCAGGCGGTCCCAGCGGACC is a genomic window containing:
- the rpiB gene encoding ribose 5-phosphate isomerase B; this translates as MRIAIASDHAAYELKAVLADWLREQGHEVEDLGTNGPESVDYPDYGYRLGEAIADGRAEKGVALCGSGIGISISVNRNPAARCALVSEPLSAKLSREHNDANVIAMGARLTGIDMAKACLDAFLTTDFAGDRHARRVDKLSNPPQLETSR
- the glyA gene encoding serine hydroxymethyltransferase translates to MTTETLDKPIKSAGYFTDGVDKVDPAVAAAMKHELDREQHQIELIASENIVSKAVLEAQGSVFTNKYAEGYPGRRYYQGCAPSDEVETLAIDRAKQLFECGYANVQPHSGAQANGAVMLALTKPGATIMGMSLDAGGHLTHGAAPAMSGKWYNAVQYGVRPDDHLVDFDQVEALAKEHRPTLIIAGGSAYPRTLDFARFRAIADDVGALLMVDMAHFAGLVAGGAHPSPMEHAHVVTTTTHKTLRGPRGGMILTNDEAIAKRINSAVFPGLQGGPLMHVIAAKAVAFGEALRPEFKDYAKATIANAQALANRLKARGADVVAGGTDTHLALIDLRPLGITGRDADEALERSAITCNKNGVPFDPLPPVKTSGIRVGSPAGTTRGFGVAEFEEIGDMVADVLEALRDKGEHGDADVEANVRGRVRALCERFPIYQG
- the nrdR gene encoding transcriptional regulator NrdR is translated as MRCPYCGHEDSQVKDSRPTEDGAAIRRRRQCEDCGARFTTFERIQLREVAVLKADGGREPFDREKLMRSVQIACRKRPIDGARIERLVSGIQRQLETSGESEVHAQQIGAMVMEALKGFDNVAYIRFASVYRDFTEAKDFEEFASQVGDLGNG
- a CDS encoding RNA methyltransferase, yielding MQKPIIILVRPQLGENIGKAARAMLNFGLTELRLVAPRDGWPNPDAGPAASGADVVLAEARVFDTLADAVADCTTIYATTVRKRGVTKPVLTPEAAAREVHASAGRSAYIFGPERSGLETDDVTLAHKIVTVPINPEFASLNLAQAVILLAYEWSKGVVLASPPEVPLDPPAPHAELEEFIGHLVRDLDKSGYFFPPERREMTLRTLRTALTKTGWSHNDIRMMHGIITSLGRTPRQR